The following DNA comes from Halorhabdus tiamatea SARL4B.
AGTGACGGCCGTGTCTGACGATTCAGACGCACCGTCTCTCGCAATGTCCGAATCGGCCTACGAGGCCGACGCCGCGTTGCTGGTCGCGTTCGCGGCACCCGTCCGGGCGGGCGACGGCGTCGTGGTCGTCGTGGGGAACATCGGCCGGGACTTCGACAGACTCCACCGACAGCGTGACGCAGTCCGGACGCGAGTACTAAACGCAGAGGGAAAGGGTGTCCTCTCGCCGCGCCGGAACAACCCTTCGCCGGTCGCCGACACCGAGGCGTTCGCGGCCGCGATGAATGGCTCGTCGACGCTCGTCACACGGGAGACGGAAGTCGTCGCCTTCGCGCCGATCCCTGACGCTGCGTGGGTCGTGATGACGGCCTCGCCGACGAGTGAAGTCTACGCCGTCAGCCGGACCGTCGCGCGCAACGTCCTCGTCCTCGTGGGCGTGACCCTCGTGACTATCGTGGGGATCGCTGTCATCCTGGGCCGCCAGACTGTCCTGCCGCTGGTCCGCCTCCGCCGCCGGACTGAGGAGATGGCCACGGGAAATCTGACGGTCTCGTTGCGTTCGAACCGGGTGGACGAGATCGGCCAGCTCTACGGGTCGCTCGCGGACATGCGAGATTCGCTGCGTAGACAGATCGGAGAAGCCCAGGCAGCTCGAGCGGAGCTGCGCCGCCAGAACGAACGCTTAGCGGAGTTTGCGAGCACCGTGAGCCACGACCTCCGCAATCCCTTACAGGTCGCCCGTGGTAACGTCACGCTCTTGGAAGATGACCTCGCGGCCGCCGACGAGGGCGTTCGAGAGGAACTCGACAGCGTGGCGTCGGCGCTGGACCGCATGGAGACGATCATCGAGGACGTCCTCACGCTGGCTCGCGGCGGCGCGACGATCGAAGAGACCCAGCCCGTCGATCTGGAGACGGTCGCCCGCGAGGCGTGGGGAACAGTCGAGACCGACGCGGCGACGCTGATGGTCGAGGACGCGCCGACGATTGCGGCGGACCGGGACCGCCTCAAGCGGCTCCTCGAGAACCTCTTCCGTAACGCGGTCGAACACGCCGGCCCGGACGTGAATGTCGAAATCGGCGGGACCGCCGATGGGTTCTTCGTCGCCGATAACGGCCCGGGTATTCCACCCCAGGATCGCGAGGACGTCTTCAAGTACGGCTATACGACGGCCGAGTCTGGGACCGGACTGGGGCTGTCGATCGTCCGGACGATCGCAGAGGCCCACGGCTGGGAGGTCTACCTCGAGAGCGACGCCGGTGCCAGATTCGTGTTCACAGATGTCAACTCTGATTCTGAAGAGTGATCGATATACCGGTATTGAACCGTCTTTTCGCAAGGCTTTATCCCGGAGTATCACGAGATATAATCCGATGCGTCGCCGTACGTTCCTGAACGGAACCGTCGCGGCCACGACTGGCCTGGCCGGCTGTTTTGGCCTGTCGGACAGTCGCGAACGTACCACGAGCGAGTCCGGGCCGCCGCCCCTCCACGTCGAGGGGCGCTGGCTCGTCGATCCGGACGGCAGGCGCGTGGTGCTCCGTGGGGTGAACGTGCCCGACCCCTGGTGGGGAGATACCTACGCCGACTTACGCGGGAAGGGTTATTGGGAGACTCTCGGGCTTGCGACTGACGACGACGCTGGCTGGCACACCGACGTCGTTCGCGTCCCGGTCGAACCGCGCTCGATCCGGGAGGTCGGCATCGAGACGTTAGCCGAGGAGTACCTCGATCGCGTCGTCGAGACGACGCGTGAACGGGGCCGATACGTCATCATCGACTACCACGCGATCGAGCCCTACGACACCGAAACTATCGACGAGCGCATCCGCCGATTCTGGAACCACATCGGGCCGCGATACGCCGAGGAGGGTCACGTCCTCTATGAACTGTTCAACGAACCGACCGAACCACGCGGCGAGGGCCGAGACACCTGGCAGCGGTGGCGCGAGGTCGCCCAGCCGTGGGTCGATCTCTTGCGCGATCGAGCGCCTGAGACGCCGATCATCGTCGGGTCGCCCGCATGGTCGTCGATGGTACGGTTCGCCCCGGAGGAACCCTTCGAGGGTGAGAACCTGATCTACAGTGCTCACTTGTTCCCTTCGACGAATACGGAATTCTGGGAACCACAGTACGGCGACCCGTCCTTTGATGTCCCTGTGTTCATCGACGAGTGGGGATATATCGACGACGATCGCACCGGGATCGAGCCCCACATGATCGGCACGACGGACGGGTGGGGTCGGCCGTTCCGTACGTGGATTGACAGTCACCCGAACGTCAACTGGACCGCCTGGGTCTTCGACTCGGAGTGGATGCCGCGGATGTTCGACACCGAATGGAATCTGCTCGGCGGCAACGACTACATGGGGGTGTTTGCCAAGGAGTGGCTGGCCGACACCAGAGACAGCCATCCACTCGGACCCGATGAAGCGAATGAGCCGCCGTCCGCACCGTCGGTCGAAATCAGTGACGTCGGTCCGACGACCGCGACGATCACCTGGCAACACGAATCGGAAGGGGGTCAACCGGCCGCGCAGTTCCGGGTGACCGTGGCCGGTCGACAGCCACAGATCCTCCGGGGGGCGAGCGAGTCGGTGACCGTCAGAGGCCTTCGCCCGGCCGAGACCTCCGAGGTGACTGTCGTCGCCGTCGACGGCTACGGGAACCGCTCGCCGCCGGGCCGTGTCACGGTAGAGACGGCGAACGCCGCCGCGACGACTATTCCGGCTACGAATTCGTCCCCCTCGATCGACGGGGAACTGGGCGACACCTGGATCCGGACGACGCCATACGATCTCTCTACGTGGACGATCGAACCGACGGATTCGGTCGACCTCGCGGCTGAGTGGCGCGCACTCTGGGACGACACCGCGCTGTACCTCGGCGTCTCGGTCACAGACGAAGACATCGACACCGACGCCGATGAAGTCTGGCGCAACGACGCCGCCGAACTGTACCTCGACCTCGACAGCAGCCGGGAGGAGAGTTACGATGGGAACGACGATCTCCAACTCGTCTTTCCCCGGGACGGGGGCGTCCAGGCGGGCGCGAACTCGGCCCCTATCGCCGACGCCGTCCAGGTCGCGTCCGTCGAGGTCGAGGGCGGCTGGCGAGTCGAGACCGCCGTCCCGTGGGCGGCCTACGAAGTCGAGCCGTCCCCCGGCGACCGAATTGGATTCGACATCCACGTCATCGATGGCGGGGGCGAGTCCCGGAGCAAGCGATCCTGGGCCGCCGACTCCGACGTCGCCTGGGAGCATCCGCGGGCGTTCGGCATCGTCGAGCTTGGCACATCCGAATGACGGCACTGGGACGACACGACGGGTTCCGCTATCTTGGCCTGCTGGAGCGGCGAAAACACACCGGGGTGTGTCTGACGTGTGGGTCAAGATTGATACCACGTGCCGACATACTGGCTGGCAGATGGACGATCTGGATCGCTCGATCACTTTATTATACGTCGAAGACGACGATGACGCCGACGACGACCTGATTTCGTTTCTTCAGCGAGAACGTGAGCGGATTGGGGTCCTGTCAGTGGTGGGTGCGGAGACTGGTCTCGAGCGACTCGAAACAGCGTCCGTCGATTGTATCGTCAGCGAGTACCCACTCCCAGAGATGAACGGGCTCGAGTTCCTTGCGGCTGTCCGGGACCGATATGGCAATCTTCCGTTCATTCTCTACACTGACGAGGGGAGCGAAGCCGTCGCCAGTGCGGCTATCTCGGCTGGTGTTACCGACTACGTCAGGCGACAAGCTGGCCCGGCTCAGTACGAACGGCTGGCCGACCGAATCGAACAGGCCGTTCACAACCGCCAGGACGGCTCCCTGAACGACCAGTCGACGCTTCGAAGCAAAGCCAACCTCCTCGACCAGCTCTTCGAGCAACTCCCGGTGTCGCTGTACGTCAAAGACACGGAGGGCCGACACCTGTACATGAGTGACTACGACCTGTCTCCGGGGGATGCCATCGGGAAGACAGACCGGGAGGTCTACGGCGACGACGAGTTCGCTCGCGAGGCCGTTGCGGACGATAGACACGTCGTCGAGACGGGCGAACCGATCATCAACAAAGAGGAGTACAACGAAAACAACGGCGAGTGGACGCTCACCTCGAAAGTGCCGTGGTACGGCGAGGACGGCGAGATCAAGGGCCTCATCGGCGTCACCCGGTTCATCACCGAGAAAAAGGAGTACGAACGCGAGATCGAACGCAAGAACGAACGCCTGGAGAAGTTCGCCTCGGTCGTCTCTCACGACCTGCGAAATCCGCTGAACGTCGCGATCGGCAACGTCGACTTGCTTCGCCAGGAGTACGACGACAGCCGATTGGAACGGGTCGAGACTGCACTCGACCGGATGGACCAGTTGATCGCGGACATCCTCGAACTTGCCCGGCAGGGTCAGTCAGCGTTCGAAACCGAAGCCGTTTCCCTGCAGGCCCTCTCTCGAGGGGCCTGGGCGAACGTCGAAACCGACGGGGTCGAACTCGAAATCGCCGGTGATCTCTCGTTCCATGGCGACCACCAGCGCGTTGTCGAACTGTTCGAAAATATCTTCAGAAACGTCCGTGACCACGCCGGCCCAGGGACAATTACTGTCGGTCCACTGTCGGACGCGACGGGATTTTACGTCGCCGACGACGGGCCGGGAATCCCTGTGGGCGAGCGCGAGGACGTCTTCCAGCCTGGATTCACCACCGCGGAGAACGGGACTGGGTTCGGGTTGGCGATCGTCTCGGAGATCGCGGAGGGCCACGGCTGGGATATCGCTGTCGCCGAAAGCGAGTCCGGCGGCGCTCGCTTCGAGATCACTGGCGTCGAGTCGTGCTAGGTACTCCTTCGAGTAGGGGGCTTTCAGGCCTCGCCCTGCCCGTCGTACCACTCTACGAAGGCATCGATCGCTCGCCCGCGATGTGAGTGCTCGTTTTTCTCCTCGGGGTCCATCTCGGCGAATGTCCGGTCGTCGTACTCGAAGATGGGGTCGTAGCCGAACCCGCCGTCGCCCCGCGGGGCGACGATCGTCCCCTCGACGCGTCCCTCGAAGATCGCGACCGGTGGTTCGCCGTCCCGGACGGCGGGGGCGGAAGCGAACCCGGAGCCGTCGCAGTAGGCGATCACCGACCGGAACGCGGCGGCGTGGTCGTCCTCCGGCTCGGTCAGCCGCCAGACGCGCTCGATCCCGAGCGTGTCCTCGACGTACGCCGAGTACGGCCCGGGAAAGCCCGCGAATGCGTCGACGAACAGCCCGGAGTCCTCGACCATGACGGGCGCGCCGACCTCGCGGTAGGCCTCGCGTGCCCCGTGAGCGGCGATCGCGCCGAGGTCGGGACTCTGGATCTCCGGGTAGTCGTAAGTGAACTGCGTCACGTCGTCGTCGAGTGCTGCTCGGGCCTCTCGGACTTTGCCGTCGTTACCGGTCACGAAGCGGAGCATAGCCGTAGGGTCGTCCCCGGATTCAAAAGCGTCGTCGGTCTCGTGGTCGGCTCGTCACGCCCGCCCGGTGGCGGTCACTCTACCATGACTTCGACGGGTTCGCTGGACTCCTCGTCACCGTCCGCGTCGGCCTCGCTCTCGCCGGACTGTTGCTGGTACAGCAGGAGGCCGGCGACGCCCAGGACGATCCATGACCGCCAGTTCGCGAGGTTGAGCGTGTAGCCGATGCCGAACGGCTTCTTCGTGAGCATGCCCTCGCCGGGCTGCCAGTACGCCGAGAGAAGTCGCTTCATGCTCGGTCGCTCGAAGTTGTACGGGATGCCGAAGATTTCGCCCGTCTGCGGTTTCTCGGACATATGTGCCCGTACGACTGGATCCGTTAAGACGTTTGTCCCGCCCCCGACCGCGAGCTGTCGGTCGCCAGGGTTCTTAAGACGCTGGCCCGACAACCGTCACCCATGCGACGCTTCCGGATCGGCAGCGCGTTCGGGATCCCGATACAGCTGGATCTGACTTTCCTGCTCGTGCTCCCACTTTTCGCCTGGCTCATCGGCGCACAGGTCGGTCAGACGGCCGACTTGCTCAACGACGTCTGGGGGGCGGGCATCGACGGGGCGGCCCTCTCGACCGGACAGCTTCCCTGGCTTCTGGGAGTGACGGCTGCACTCGGGCTGTTCGCCGGCGTCGTCCTCCACGAACTCGGTCATTCGGTCGTGGCGATGCGCTATGGCTTTCCCATCTCCTCGATCACGCTGTGGCTGTTCGGGGGCATCGCCCAACTCGAGGAGATGCCCGAAGACTGGAAACAGGAACTGTTCATCGCGATCGCGGGACCGACTGTCAGCGTGGCGCTTGCGGGACTCTCCTACGCCGGATTCCTGCTCGTTCCGGCGGGCGACGCTGTCGGATTCGCCGCCGTGAAGTTCCTGTTGGGGTATCTCGCCTTGTTGAACTTCGCGCTGGCGATCTTCAACATGCTGCCCGGCTTTCCGATGGACGGCGGACGGGTTCTCCGGGCGCTGCTGGCCAGGAATCGTCCGTTCGCCCGGGCGACCCAGATCGCCGCGGAGGTCGGCAAACTCTTTGCGCTGTTGCTCGGCCTGTTCGGGCTGTTCGGCGGCGGTGGCCTCTTTCTGGTCGCGATCGCCTTCTTCATCTACATCGGGGCGTCCAGTGAGGCCCAGATGACGACGATGAAGGCCGCTTTCGAGGGCGTGACCGTCCGGGACGTGATGACGCCGGCCGATCGCGTCCAGACAGTCGATCCAGACCTCTCGGTCGCCGAACTCATGGAGCTCATGTTCCGGGAACGACACACCGGGTTCCCCGTCACCGAGAACGGCGCAGTCGTCGGGCTGGTTACGCTGGCTGACGCCCGCGCTGTCCGGGAGGTCGAACGCGAGGCCTTCCGCACTGACGAGGTGATGACCACGGATCTCCGCACGATCCATCCCGACGAGAACGCGATGACGGCCCTGACACAGATGCAGCAGGACAACATCGGTCGACTCCTCGTCATGGAGGACGGCGAGTTCGTCGGCTTGCTCACCCGCTCGGACCTGATGACGGCGCTTTCGATCATCAAGGAGAGCGGGCGTGACTCCGTACAGAGCGGGCGGGCGCTAAACGGCGGCGTCCCGACGACGATGGCCCGTGACCGCGATCGGGAGGCGAGTCAGGACGACCGACGGTTCGAGGATTGAGTGCCGTGGTGTCTGGTTCAGACGGGGAGTGAGATACTGCTCGCTGGTTCACCGCGCCGAGCGTCCCGAACGGTGAGTCGCGTCACTGTCCAGGTGACCGGGTCGATCGAGCGTTCGACGAGCCGGTTGATCCGCTCGTCGTTGCCACCGCGCGCGATCGTCACGTGCGGTGTGTACTCGTCGCCTTCCAGGCCCTCGACTGGGGAAAACAGGTCCACGAGTCGCTCGTGGAGCCGACGGAGTTCGGGACTCTCGACGGTCAGGTAAATGACGGGTGCGGGTCCGTTCGTCGGGTCGGCGAAGTAATCGACCCCGGTCACTTGCGCTTCGAAGGGGGGCTGGCCGGTCAGGTACTCCCGGACCTGGGCCTGTATACGCGGGACCGACCGGTCCTGGCCGAGTCGCTTGAGCACCAGCGTGTGTTCGCCGCGCGTTCGTTCCTGGGCCTGTGGCACATCGTGGGCTAACTCGCCCGCCAGCCGAGCGACTGCGGCGGGGACCGGGACGTTCAGACTGTACACGTATCTACTGGGGTCGGGATACGAAATAAGCGACTCGGTCGATCAGATCCGGTCGAGCAACCACAACACGATCAAAACGACGATGACCAATCCCAGCAGCGGCCGGAACGGACCGAGGAGCGACGCGAACAGCCCGAGGACTTCCGAAATGACCTCGATGACGATCCACACCAGGACCAATACGAGGACGAGCTTCAGCAGGTCTTCGACGTCGAGATTCATGATTCTCGATTCACAGGCGAGGTGTATAGGTGTTGTGGCGGATCTGGAGACCGTCTCCTGGCCCGGACCGGTCGAGCGCGTGAGGCCATACCACGCGAGAACGAACCCGGAAGATATTAGTAGCGCTTGCCGGATATTCCGGGGTACATGACGCCGATCTACCGGTCCGACGCGAGCGCTTCCGAGACCGGCGGGTCCGTCTCCCTGCTTCGACGCCGACGACCGGGCCGTTAGGCCCGAATACATTCCCTTTCTGACCGGTTTCGTCTCGTTTCATCGCCGCCCACCGTCGGGTTCCGGGGCGGTCATCTCTCACCCGACAGTCACACAACCATGACACAACCGACGACACAACAGGACGGAAACGGCACCGTCGCGCTCGCCTTCTCGGGCGGGCTCGACACCACAGTCTGCGTACCGCTGCTCAAGGAAGAATACGGCTACGACGACGTCATCGGCGTCACCGTCGACGTCGGCCAGCCCGACTACGAGTTTGAGGAGGCCGAGGAGACCGCCGAGGCACTCGGGCTGGAGCACTACGTCGTCGACGCACGTGAGGAGTTCGCCGACCTCTGCCTGCAGGCCGTCGAGGCCAACGCCGACTACCAGGGCTATCCGCTTGGAACCGCCCTCGCGCGGCCGGTCATCGCCGAGGCGATCGCCGACGTCGCCGAGGAACAGGGCTGTACCGCCTTAGCCCACGGTTGCACCGGGAAGGGTAACGACCAACTCCGCTTCGAGGCGGTCTGGCGCGACACCGCTCTGGACGTCATCGCGCCGATCCGCGAACTCGGACTCACCCGCGAGTGGGAGAACGAGTACGCCGAGGAGAAGGGCCTGCCCGTCGAGGGCGGGGCCGGCGGCCGCTACTCCATCGACACGAACCTCTGGAGTCGCTCGATCGAGGGCTCGGAACTCGAAGACCCTGCGACGATCCCCGAGGACGACATCTACCTCTGGACCGAGAATCCCTCCGGGAAGACGGCCGAACTCGTCGAAATCACCTTCGAGGACGGCACCGCCGTCGCTGTCGACGGCGAAGAACTCGGTTCGGTCGAGTTGATCGAAGCGCTCAACGAACGTGCCGGTGCCCACGGGATCGGCCGGACGGACATGATGGAAGACCGGATGCTCGGCCTGAAGGTCCGCGAGAACTACGAGCACCCGGCCGCGACGGTCCTGCTGACGGCCCACGAGGCCCTGGAGGGACTCGTCCTCACCGCCGAGGAGCGCCAGTTCAAGACCACGATCGACCAGCGCTGGTCCGAGAAGGCTTACGAGGGCCTGATCGACGCGCCGCTGATGAAGGACCTCGAAGGATTCATCGACGAAACCCAAACTCGCGTCACCGGGACGGTGACCGTCAAACTCGAAGGCGGCCACACCAGAGCCGTCTCGCGGGAATCCGACTACTCGGTCTACAGCGAGTCGGCGGCCTCCTTCAACGAGGAGGCCGTGACCGGCGGGATCACACAGGACGACGCCACGGGCGTCGCGAAGTATCACGGGTTCCAGTCGCGCCTGGCCAAGAGCGTGACCGAGTCACTCGCCGACGAGGAGTGAGCCATGACCGAGGAACCCACGGCGAACGGCGGGGGAAACGATCCGGCGGCCGGTGACAGCAACGGCGACGGAGACGGCAGTGACGACGGCAGCGAGGGCGTCGTCCGCCGGGAGCGCTTCAGCGGCGGCCCCGCCCGGGGGTTCCTCTCGTCGCTTGCCGCCGACGAGCGCATCTTCGCCGCCGACCTGGCGGTTGATCGCGCTCACGTCGTCATGCTCGAAGAACAGGGCATCGTCGACGAGGCGACAGCCGGCGAAATCCTGGCTGCCCTTGCGGACATCGAGGACGCCGGCCACCAGGCACTCCCGGATGGCGAGGACGTTCACGAGGCCATCGAGACGGCCGTGATCGACCGCGTCGGCCCCGACGGCGGCCGGATGCACACGGCCCGCTCGCGCAACGACGAGGTCGCGACCTGCATTCGCTACCGCCTGCGCGAGGACCTGCTTTCCGCGGTCGAGGCGACCCTCGAAGCGCGCGGCGCGCTGATCGAGACCGCCGAATCCGAGCGCGAGACGGTGATGCCGGGATTCACCCACCTCCAGCCCGCCCAGCCGACGACCGTCGCCCACTGGGCGCTGTCCTACGAGCGCGAGCTGGCTCGCGAGACGGATCGGCTGCTCGACGCCTACGACCGGACGAATCACTCGCCGCTGGGCGCGGCCGCCTTCGCGGGGACGCCCTTCGACGTCGACCGCGAGCGGACAGCCGACCTGCTGGGCTTCGACGGAACGATGGACAACGCAATGGACGCCGTCTCGGCGCGGGACTTCCTCGTCGAGTCGACCGCCGCGCTGGCGAGCCTTGCGACGACGCTGTCGGGACTCGCCGAGGATGTCGTGATCTACGCCAACAAGGGGTACGTCGAGGTCGACGACGCCTACGCCTCGACCTCTTCAATCATGCCCCAGAAGAAGAACCCCGACACGCTCGAACTCGTTCGCGCTCGCGCGGGCGACGCCGCGGCGGGGCTCAACGGCCTGCTGACCACACTCAAGGGGCTGCCGCGGGCGTACAACCGCGACCTCCAGCGCGCCGGCGGCCACGCCTGGCGGGCGATCGACGGCGTCAGCGAGGCGACCGAGGTCGCCGCCGGTGCGATCGCGACCGCCGAGTGGAACGACGCGGTGCTGGCCGACGCGGCTGGCGAGGGCTTTTCGACGGCGACGGGCGTCGCCGACGCGCTCGCGATGGCCGGTGTCCCGTTCCGGACGGCCCACGAGGTCGTCGCGAGCGCGGCCGAAGCCGCCGGCGACGACGTCGATTTCGAGACGCTCGAGGCCGCTGCGCGCGACACTCTCGGCGAATCGCTGTCGGCGTACGTCGACCGCGAGACGATCGAGTCGGCACTCGATCCCGTCGAAAGCGTCGCGAGTCGCGACTCGGCAGGGGGGCCGGCCCCCGAGGCGGTCGCCGAACAGATTGTGACCGCGCGGGACGACCACGCGGCCGATACCGACGCGCTGGACGAGCGCCGGACGGCGATCGACGACGCGGTCGCCGAGCTACAGGCGGAGGTACAGACGTATGTCTGAGACGGGCAAGACCACAGCGACGACGATCACACCGACCGGGACCACACAACACATGACTACGACACCGACGACCGCAGCGCGCCACCCGCCGACTGCCGGCGGGCCGGCACCAGCACCGACAGCCGCGATGACTGCCCGCTCTGGAGGTGCACCCGAATGAACGTCGCCATTCTCTACTCGCGCATCCGCCAGGACGAGAAACTCCTGCTCGAAGAGTTGCGCGAGCGCGACCACGAGGTCACGAAGATCGACGTGCGCAAGCAACGGTTCGGCCTCGACGAACCGCCCGAAGACTTCGAGGACGTCGACCTCGTGCTCGACCGGTGTCTGGCGACCAGCCGGAGCCTCTACGCGACGGAGTTCCTTTCCGCCTACGACATCCCGGTGATCAACAGCCACGAGACCGCAGAGACTTGCGCCGACAAGGTGACCAACAGCCTCGCGCTGAAGCAGGCCGGCGTCCCGACCCCGAAGACGGAGGTCGCCTTCACCAAGGATACCGCCCTCGAGATCATCGAGGACTTCGGGTACCCGTGCGTGCTCAAGCCCGTCATCGGGTCGTGGGGTCGCCTGATGGCCAAGATCGACACGAAGGACGCCGCCGAGGCGATCCTCGAACACAAGGCGACGCTCGGTCACTACGAGCACAAGGTCTTCTACGTCCAGGAGTTCGTCGAGAAACCCGGCCGTGACATTCGCGTGCTGGCGACCGACGGCGAGCCGATCGCGGCGATGGTCCGTTCGTCGGATCACTGGCTGACCAACGCCGCGAAAGGGGCCGAGACCGACGCCTTCGAACTCGACGACCGTGCCCGCGAACTCGTCGCCGAGGCCAGCGAAGCTGTCGGCGGCGGGCTGCTGGGCATTGATCTGATGGAAACAGGGGGATCGCGGAGCGATCCCCAGCAGTCGAGCGGGGAGCATAGCGACCCGCGAGACGGTGTGGACGACGAGACCGGTGAACCGACCGGCTACACCGTCCACGAGGTCAACCACACCGTCGAGTTCAAGGCGCTGAACGACGCCGTCGAGACGGACGTCCCCGGCCAGGTCGTCGACTGGCTAGAGACGAACGCGGAGGTGAGCGAGTGATGTCCGCGAGTGAAGGCGAACCAACCCTTTCTGCCTCCGTGGTCGGCGCGAGCGGCTTCACCGGCGGCGAACTCCTGCGACTACTCGCCGGCCACCCCGACTTCGAGATCGCCCAGGCCACGAGTCGCTCGAAGGCAAACAAGACGATCGGCCACGTCCATCCGAACCTCCGCGGCCTGGACCTGCGGTTCAGTTCGCCCGAGGATCTCGAATCCGTTGACGTCCTCTTTGCGGCGACGCCCCACGGCGTCTCGATGGAACATATCGACGCGTTTCAGGACGCCGCCGACACGGTAATCGACCTCTCGGCAGACTTCCGGCTGGATTCGGAAGCGCAGTACGACGCGTGGTACGACGGCCACAGCCGCCCGGAACTGCTGGCCGATGCCGAGTACGCACTCCCCGAGTTGAACCGCGAGAACCTGGCCGGGGCGGACCTGATCGCCTCGGGCGGTTGCAACGCCACGGCGACGATCCTCGGGTTGCTCCCGCTGTTCGAGAACGATGTCCTCTCGGGCGACGAGCAGATCGTCGTCGACGTGAAAGTGGGGTCCAGCGAGGGCGGGGCCGGCGGCGGCGAAGCGTCGAGCCATCCCG
Coding sequences within:
- a CDS encoding HAMP domain-containing sensor histidine kinase — encoded protein: MDADSSLGESRDDAPDERVTLRLTKLFVPGFVRRRFAVKFLLTLLIVAAIVAVVGGATVLEVEDLIQDDAEDRLESTATLQAENVAKWVATMRSQTRVAASADVYATEDPTAIRRDLESIATAGSESVHAIHYVNSSGSVIASTDASVENQTPRAISIAVSDPVTAVSDDSDAPSLAMSESAYEADAALLVAFAAPVRAGDGVVVVVGNIGRDFDRLHRQRDAVRTRVLNAEGKGVLSPRRNNPSPVADTEAFAAAMNGSSTLVTRETEVVAFAPIPDAAWVVMTASPTSEVYAVSRTVARNVLVLVGVTLVTIVGIAVILGRQTVLPLVRLRRRTEEMATGNLTVSLRSNRVDEIGQLYGSLADMRDSLRRQIGEAQAARAELRRQNERLAEFASTVSHDLRNPLQVARGNVTLLEDDLAAADEGVREELDSVASALDRMETIIEDVLTLARGGATIEETQPVDLETVAREAWGTVETDAATLMVEDAPTIAADRDRLKRLLENLFRNAVEHAGPDVNVEIGGTADGFFVADNGPGIPPQDREDVFKYGYTTAESGTGLGLSIVRTIAEAHGWEVYLESDAGARFVFTDVNSDSEE
- a CDS encoding sugar-binding protein, whose amino-acid sequence is MRRRTFLNGTVAATTGLAGCFGLSDSRERTTSESGPPPLHVEGRWLVDPDGRRVVLRGVNVPDPWWGDTYADLRGKGYWETLGLATDDDAGWHTDVVRVPVEPRSIREVGIETLAEEYLDRVVETTRERGRYVIIDYHAIEPYDTETIDERIRRFWNHIGPRYAEEGHVLYELFNEPTEPRGEGRDTWQRWREVAQPWVDLLRDRAPETPIIVGSPAWSSMVRFAPEEPFEGENLIYSAHLFPSTNTEFWEPQYGDPSFDVPVFIDEWGYIDDDRTGIEPHMIGTTDGWGRPFRTWIDSHPNVNWTAWVFDSEWMPRMFDTEWNLLGGNDYMGVFAKEWLADTRDSHPLGPDEANEPPSAPSVEISDVGPTTATITWQHESEGGQPAAQFRVTVAGRQPQILRGASESVTVRGLRPAETSEVTVVAVDGYGNRSPPGRVTVETANAAATTIPATNSSPSIDGELGDTWIRTTPYDLSTWTIEPTDSVDLAAEWRALWDDTALYLGVSVTDEDIDTDADEVWRNDAAELYLDLDSSREESYDGNDDLQLVFPRDGGVQAGANSAPIADAVQVASVEVEGGWRVETAVPWAAYEVEPSPGDRIGFDIHVIDGGGESRSKRSWAADSDVAWEHPRAFGIVELGTSE
- a CDS encoding receiver/sensor box histidine kinase, with translation MDDLDRSITLLYVEDDDDADDDLISFLQRERERIGVLSVVGAETGLERLETASVDCIVSEYPLPEMNGLEFLAAVRDRYGNLPFILYTDEGSEAVASAAISAGVTDYVRRQAGPAQYERLADRIEQAVHNRQDGSLNDQSTLRSKANLLDQLFEQLPVSLYVKDTEGRHLYMSDYDLSPGDAIGKTDREVYGDDEFAREAVADDRHVVETGEPIINKEEYNENNGEWTLTSKVPWYGEDGEIKGLIGVTRFITEKKEYEREIERKNERLEKFASVVSHDLRNPLNVAIGNVDLLRQEYDDSRLERVETALDRMDQLIADILELARQGQSAFETEAVSLQALSRGAWANVETDGVELEIAGDLSFHGDHQRVVELFENIFRNVRDHAGPGTITVGPLSDATGFYVADDGPGIPVGEREDVFQPGFTTAENGTGFGLAIVSEIAEGHGWDIAVAESESGGARFEITGVESC
- the rdgB gene encoding RdgB/HAM1 family non-canonical purine NTP pyrophosphatase, with the protein product MLRFVTGNDGKVREARAALDDDVTQFTYDYPEIQSPDLGAIAAHGAREAYREVGAPVMVEDSGLFVDAFAGFPGPYSAYVEDTLGIERVWRLTEPEDDHAAAFRSVIAYCDGSGFASAPAVRDGEPPVAIFEGRVEGTIVAPRGDGGFGYDPIFEYDDRTFAEMDPEEKNEHSHRGRAIDAFVEWYDGQGEA
- a CDS encoding DUF5808 domain-containing protein; this translates as MSEKPQTGEIFGIPYNFERPSMKRLLSAYWQPGEGMLTKKPFGIGYTLNLANWRSWIVLGVAGLLLYQQQSGESEADADGDEESSEPVEVMVE
- a CDS encoding CBS domain-containing protein, producing the protein MRRFRIGSAFGIPIQLDLTFLLVLPLFAWLIGAQVGQTADLLNDVWGAGIDGAALSTGQLPWLLGVTAALGLFAGVVLHELGHSVVAMRYGFPISSITLWLFGGIAQLEEMPEDWKQELFIAIAGPTVSVALAGLSYAGFLLVPAGDAVGFAAVKFLLGYLALLNFALAIFNMLPGFPMDGGRVLRALLARNRPFARATQIAAEVGKLFALLLGLFGLFGGGGLFLVAIAFFIYIGASSEAQMTTMKAAFEGVTVRDVMTPADRVQTVDPDLSVAELMELMFRERHTGFPVTENGAVVGLVTLADARAVREVEREAFRTDEVMTTDLRTIHPDENAMTALTQMQQDNIGRLLVMEDGEFVGLLTRSDLMTALSIIKESGRDSVQSGRALNGGVPTTMARDRDREASQDDRRFED
- a CDS encoding 2'-5' RNA ligase family protein, encoding MYSLNVPVPAAVARLAGELAHDVPQAQERTRGEHTLVLKRLGQDRSVPRIQAQVREYLTGQPPFEAQVTGVDYFADPTNGPAPVIYLTVESPELRRLHERLVDLFSPVEGLEGDEYTPHVTIARGGNDERINRLVERSIDPVTWTVTRLTVRDARRGEPASSISLPV
- a CDS encoding DUF7554 family protein; this encodes MNLDVEDLLKLVLVLVLVWIVIEVISEVLGLFASLLGPFRPLLGLVIVVLIVLWLLDRI